Proteins encoded within one genomic window of Thermococcus celer Vu 13 = JCM 8558:
- a CDS encoding ABC transporter permease — MANLKKFLIRRFLTFIPTLIGVTLIVFLIAYVIPADVARAWAGGEKASQEYMEQIRREYHLDRPWYDQYWFLTSGLIKNSIVDPRTSNYVFDDIGKRFPVTFELALVAFFFILIIGIPLGIISALKRNTWVDTVIRFFALTGVSMPIFWLGYLLIYVFFVKIHWITLAGFPAPPEHQITHIPMIDALLTGDFSTFSQHLHRLWLPGFTLGFMGSGVLARFVRNSFLEAISSDYVAFLKAKGVPKMTIYRHALKNAMVPIVTVLGLQFGGLLGGTPITETVFGLPGMGFYVVDSIRNLDFPAVVAITMVFALIFLITNLVVDVLYAFIDPRVRY; from the coding sequence TTGGCCAACCTGAAGAAGTTCCTAATACGGAGGTTCCTCACCTTCATACCCACCCTCATCGGGGTCACCCTCATCGTTTTCCTGATAGCGTACGTCATTCCGGCGGACGTTGCCAGGGCATGGGCCGGAGGTGAGAAGGCCAGCCAGGAGTACATGGAGCAGATAAGGAGGGAGTACCACCTCGACAGGCCGTGGTACGACCAGTACTGGTTCCTCACCAGTGGACTCATAAAGAACAGCATAGTTGACCCGAGAACCTCCAACTACGTTTTCGACGATATAGGGAAGAGGTTTCCGGTGACCTTCGAGCTGGCCCTGGTGGCGTTCTTCTTCATACTCATAATAGGCATCCCCCTCGGTATAATCTCCGCCCTCAAGCGTAACACATGGGTGGACACCGTTATCAGGTTCTTCGCCCTCACCGGCGTTTCCATGCCCATCTTCTGGCTGGGGTACCTTTTGATATACGTGTTCTTCGTCAAGATTCACTGGATAACCCTCGCCGGTTTTCCAGCTCCCCCTGAGCACCAGATAACCCACATACCGATGATAGACGCCCTGCTGACCGGTGACTTCTCGACGTTCAGTCAACACCTCCACAGGCTCTGGTTGCCCGGTTTCACCCTCGGCTTCATGGGTTCGGGAGTCCTCGCAAGGTTCGTGAGGAACAGTTTCCTCGAGGCCATAAGCAGTGATTACGTTGCCTTCCTCAAGGCCAAGGGGGTCCCCAAGATGACCATATACCGTCACGCGCTAAAGAACGCAATGGTACCCATCGTCACCGTTCTCGGCCTCCAGTTCGGTGGGCTCCTTGGGGGGACGCCCATCACAGAGACCGTCTTTGGTCTGCCGGGAATGGGCTTCTACGTCGTGGATTCCATCAGAAACCTTGACTTTCCGGCGGTCGTGGCGATAACCATGGTCTTTGCCCTGATATTCCTCATAACGAACCTGGTTGTGGACGTACTCTACGCCTTCATAGACCCGAGGGTGAGGTACTGA
- a CDS encoding sulfide/dihydroorotate dehydrogenase-like FAD/NAD-binding protein yields MYKILEKKEVAMRNVWYKVHAPHVARKVQPGQFVIVRAFKNGERIPLTPIMWDREEGWITLMTFIRGKTTMRMANELKVGDELLNVAGPLGNPAEMKKLGRVLAIGAYTGIVEVYPIARAWQEIGNDVTTLHVTFEPMVVMKEDFEKAVGRHIVEPVPMDMTKDMRENMKNVTKRLTEKVRELLETEHFDFVFMVGPTGDQKAVFQVVKEFGIPMEADLHPIMVDGTGMCGSCRVTVGGEVKFACIDGPGFDAYKVAWDELIARTGYYTDMEMLAMQEYMKALQGGEQ; encoded by the coding sequence GTGTATAAGATCCTCGAGAAGAAGGAGGTTGCCATGAGGAACGTGTGGTACAAGGTTCACGCCCCGCACGTTGCCAGGAAGGTTCAGCCCGGCCAGTTCGTCATCGTCAGGGCGTTCAAGAACGGTGAGAGGATCCCACTCACACCCATCATGTGGGACAGGGAGGAGGGATGGATAACCCTCATGACGTTCATCCGCGGAAAGACCACGATGAGGATGGCCAACGAGCTGAAGGTGGGTGACGAGCTACTCAACGTCGCCGGCCCGCTCGGAAACCCCGCGGAGATGAAGAAGCTCGGAAGGGTGCTGGCGATTGGGGCTTACACCGGTATAGTGGAGGTGTACCCGATAGCCAGGGCCTGGCAGGAGATCGGGAACGACGTTACGACACTGCACGTGACCTTCGAGCCGATGGTCGTCATGAAGGAGGACTTCGAGAAGGCGGTGGGCAGGCACATCGTCGAGCCTGTCCCGATGGACATGACCAAGGACATGAGGGAGAACATGAAGAACGTCACGAAGAGGCTCACGGAGAAGGTACGCGAACTTCTCGAGACGGAGCACTTCGACTTCGTCTTCATGGTCGGCCCGACCGGAGACCAGAAGGCGGTGTTCCAGGTTGTTAAGGAGTTCGGGATCCCGATGGAGGCCGACCTGCACCCAATAATGGTGGACGGAACCGGCATGTGCGGCTCCTGCCGTGTAACCGTTGGCGGTGAGGTTAAGTTCGCGTGCATAGACGGGCCGGGCTTCGACGCCTACAAGGTCGCCTGGGACGAGCTGATAGCCAGGACCGGGTACTACACGGATATGGAGATGCTGGCGATGCAGGAGTACATGAAGGCCCTCCAGGGAGGTGAGCAGTGA
- a CDS encoding DUF257 family protein, with protein sequence MEIPILEKYLLGGAEGGDMVLIEYTSTYPLEEFSWGFLIPRLVKRGEIAIGDFFGVGDLLFRNYIRGAPVKAYSRVLELIKRIKIVKIGPGSASYGEVIDEVVPSYNPQDFLKNYHAIVNRMIHSPTKPEYFVTFGLAHYIRFGGDGAIKALITGISTIPMEDWASVHLINVDVLERAHLAMLEEIASMVFGLSKDGVTVKKGREAFDSGG encoded by the coding sequence ATGGAGATTCCCATCCTCGAGAAGTACCTCCTCGGAGGGGCCGAGGGGGGAGATATGGTCCTTATCGAGTATACATCCACCTATCCTCTCGAGGAGTTCTCATGGGGTTTCCTGATACCCAGACTCGTGAAGAGGGGGGAGATCGCCATAGGGGACTTCTTTGGAGTGGGGGATCTCCTGTTCAGGAACTACATACGCGGGGCCCCGGTTAAGGCGTACTCCCGCGTGCTCGAACTCATAAAGAGGATAAAGATCGTTAAAATCGGGCCCGGGTCGGCCAGTTACGGGGAGGTCATAGATGAGGTCGTTCCGTCCTACAACCCACAGGACTTCCTCAAGAACTACCACGCCATCGTTAACAGAATGATACACTCTCCCACCAAACCCGAGTACTTCGTGACCTTCGGCCTCGCCCATTACATCCGCTTCGGAGGGGACGGGGCGATAAAAGCCCTGATCACGGGGATAAGCACGATCCCCATGGAGGACTGGGCCAGCGTGCACCTCATCAACGTGGACGTACTGGAGAGGGCCCACCTGGCCATGCTGGAGGAGATTGCATCTATGGTGTTCGGGCTGTCCAAAGACGGTGTGACCGTAAAGAAGGGGCGTGAGGCGTTTGATTCGGGAGGGTGA
- a CDS encoding Lrp/AsnC family transcriptional regulator: MVRSYVLLTVEIGKVESVIEALKQIPGVTKADAVTGPYDAIVHIEAKDLGELTRKILHDIHNIDGVIDTTTAIVVETEEE; the protein is encoded by the coding sequence ATGGTCAGGTCGTATGTTTTGTTGACCGTAGAGATTGGAAAAGTCGAGAGCGTTATAGAAGCCCTCAAGCAGATCCCGGGCGTTACGAAGGCGGACGCCGTCACCGGCCCCTACGATGCGATAGTCCACATAGAGGCCAAGGACCTCGGGGAACTCACGAGAAAGATACTCCACGACATCCACAACATCGACGGCGTTATCGACACTACCACAGCCATAGTCGTGGAGACCGAAGAGGAGTGA
- a CDS encoding ABC transporter permease, with translation MGREEYAKNFLDRFSDAIVEALGSFISLFKKDWKVKNRSKMEEWKLMLYALNRSPPGLIGLFLVLIFVFLGIFGPRLAPWSYRFFPSNYNFNTYLAPPGSTYTMNVTELRGGNIIQYTATIQYLLGADHYGRDLLSLILYGARVSFVISIIVIALGVPLGIILGLVAGYYGGKVDELVMRLTDIFLAFPALILAIAFSAVLPQRLQNFISAHGSIQSFVLWLFALKPQDAGNLGKLLAVILAMIIVWWPAYARITRGSTLTERENLYVEAARAIGLSSRTIMFKHILPNIIGPILVYITLDFGGVILMEAGLSFLGLGATPPIADWGRIVYDGSQYFPEKWWLVTFSGLMIMLVALGWNLLGDTMRDILDPKTRRSIEFKVKKAKKGDESNA, from the coding sequence ATGGGAAGGGAAGAATACGCCAAAAACTTCCTTGATAGGTTCTCGGATGCCATCGTTGAGGCTCTCGGCTCCTTTATCAGTCTCTTCAAAAAGGACTGGAAGGTGAAGAACCGCTCCAAGATGGAAGAGTGGAAGCTCATGCTCTACGCCCTGAACCGTTCGCCGCCGGGACTCATAGGCCTGTTCCTCGTGTTGATATTCGTGTTCCTCGGTATCTTCGGACCCCGCCTGGCCCCCTGGAGCTACCGCTTCTTCCCGAGCAACTACAACTTCAACACCTACCTCGCCCCCCCGGGTTCAACGTACACCATGAACGTTACCGAACTGAGGGGAGGTAACATAATCCAGTACACGGCCACGATACAATACCTCCTCGGCGCCGACCATTACGGCAGGGACCTCCTGAGTTTAATCCTCTACGGCGCGAGGGTGTCCTTCGTGATATCCATAATCGTCATAGCCTTAGGCGTTCCCCTGGGTATCATACTGGGGTTGGTAGCCGGGTACTACGGGGGCAAGGTGGACGAACTGGTGATGCGTCTCACAGACATCTTCCTCGCGTTCCCCGCCCTCATACTGGCCATAGCCTTCTCGGCGGTGCTTCCCCAGAGGCTCCAGAACTTCATATCCGCCCACGGGTCGATTCAGAGTTTCGTGCTGTGGCTCTTCGCCCTCAAGCCTCAGGACGCCGGCAACCTCGGAAAGCTCCTCGCCGTCATACTGGCCATGATAATCGTCTGGTGGCCCGCCTACGCGAGGATAACACGCGGTTCTACCTTAACCGAGAGGGAAAACCTCTACGTGGAAGCCGCGAGGGCGATAGGGCTCAGCTCGAGGACGATAATGTTCAAACACATCCTGCCTAACATAATCGGGCCGATACTCGTCTACATCACCCTCGACTTCGGTGGTGTGATCCTGATGGAAGCGGGTCTGAGCTTCCTCGGTCTCGGTGCGACACCCCCGATAGCCGACTGGGGAAGGATAGTCTACGACGGCTCCCAGTACTTCCCGGAGAAGTGGTGGCTGGTCACCTTCTCGGGTCTGATGATAATGCTCGTCGCCCTCGGCTGGAACCTCCTCGGCGACACCATGAGGGACATCCTCGACCCGAAGACGAGGAGGAGCATAGAGTTCAAAGTCAAGAAGGCCAAGAAGGGGGATGAGAGCAATGCCTGA
- a CDS encoding tRNA (adenine-N1)-methyltransferase: MIREGDRVLLIDRRGKRYLVAVSNREFHTDLGVLDLGELIGKDHGTSISSHRGETFRVLKPDINDIIAKMQRGPQIVHPKDAGIIIAYAGISSGDTVVEAGAGSGALTLFLANVVGPQGRVISYEVREDHAEIARKNVEMAGFSDRVTIKLGNIYEGIEEDHADHIVLDLPQPEKVLPHAIEVLRPGGYFVAYTPCANQVHRFFQAFQEYRGEFYKPRVVEVLVREHEVKRECMRPKTTMLAHTGYITFLRKL, from the coding sequence TTGATTCGGGAGGGTGATAGGGTTCTTCTCATCGACAGGAGGGGAAAGCGGTACCTCGTGGCGGTCTCAAATCGGGAGTTCCATACCGACCTGGGGGTACTCGATCTCGGTGAGCTCATAGGAAAGGACCACGGAACCTCGATAAGCAGTCACAGGGGGGAGACCTTCAGGGTTCTCAAACCCGACATCAACGACATCATAGCCAAGATGCAGCGCGGTCCCCAGATCGTCCACCCGAAGGACGCGGGGATAATCATCGCCTACGCCGGCATCTCATCCGGTGATACCGTTGTAGAGGCCGGGGCCGGTAGCGGGGCGCTCACGCTGTTCCTCGCGAACGTCGTTGGCCCCCAGGGGCGGGTCATCAGCTACGAGGTTCGGGAAGACCACGCGGAGATAGCAAGGAAGAACGTCGAGATGGCCGGCTTTTCGGACAGGGTGACGATAAAGCTCGGGAACATCTACGAGGGCATAGAGGAGGATCACGCCGACCACATCGTCCTCGACCTACCGCAACCGGAGAAAGTCCTACCCCACGCCATTGAGGTCCTCCGACCCGGAGGTTACTTCGTGGCTTACACCCCCTGCGCCAACCAGGTCCACCGCTTCTTCCAGGCTTTCCAGGAGTATCGAGGGGAGTTCTACAAACCGAGGGTCGTCGAGGTACTGGTCAGGGAGCACGAGGTAAAGAGGGAGTGCATGAGGCCGAAGACGACGATGCTCGCCCACACGGGCTACATAACCTTCCTCAGGAAGCTGTGA
- a CDS encoding ABC transporter ATP-binding protein, translating into MPEPILEVRDLTVHFYTYAGIVKAIEKVSFDVYRGETFAIVGETGCGKSVTSRALTQLIESPGKIVGGSVIYHREDGTTVDLLKLSPEEIREIRGKEIAYIFQDPHASLDPLYTVGYQIAEAMVVHKTVKDWKEGLKRAVDILRRVLIPDPESRVKNYPHEMSGGMKQRVVIGTGVSNNPKILIADEPTTALDVTVQAQILDLMNKLKEEYNTTLILITHNMGVVAEMADRVAVMYAGKIVEVGSVDQIFKNPLHPYTQGLLRAVPNPLAEIKTLETIPGTVPNLIEPPSGCRFHPRCPHTMEVCREKVPELKEMEPGHFVACHLY; encoded by the coding sequence ATGCCTGAACCCATCCTTGAAGTCCGAGACCTCACGGTCCACTTCTACACCTACGCGGGCATAGTCAAGGCCATCGAAAAGGTCTCCTTTGACGTTTACCGCGGCGAGACCTTCGCGATCGTCGGGGAGACCGGCTGTGGAAAGAGCGTCACATCAAGGGCGTTGACCCAGCTCATCGAGAGCCCCGGGAAGATAGTCGGGGGAAGCGTTATCTACCACCGCGAGGACGGCACGACCGTCGACCTGCTGAAGCTTTCACCGGAGGAGATACGGGAGATCAGGGGCAAGGAGATAGCATATATCTTCCAGGACCCACACGCCTCCCTCGACCCTCTGTACACAGTCGGCTATCAGATCGCCGAGGCCATGGTGGTCCACAAGACCGTGAAGGACTGGAAGGAGGGTCTCAAAAGGGCCGTGGACATACTCAGGCGCGTCCTCATCCCTGACCCGGAGAGCAGGGTGAAAAACTACCCCCACGAGATGAGCGGTGGAATGAAGCAGCGCGTCGTAATAGGGACGGGTGTCTCGAACAACCCGAAGATACTCATAGCGGACGAACCCACGACCGCGCTGGACGTCACGGTGCAGGCCCAGATACTCGACCTCATGAACAAACTAAAGGAGGAGTACAACACCACGCTCATTCTCATCACCCACAACATGGGCGTCGTCGCCGAGATGGCCGACCGCGTGGCGGTTATGTACGCCGGGAAGATAGTCGAGGTGGGGTCCGTCGATCAGATATTCAAGAACCCTCTCCACCCCTACACCCAGGGCCTCCTGAGAGCGGTTCCGAACCCGCTGGCCGAGATAAAGACCCTCGAGACGATACCTGGAACCGTCCCGAACCTGATAGAGCCGCCCAGCGGCTGCCGCTTCCACCCGAGGTGCCCCCACACCATGGAGGTCTGCAGGGAGAAGGTTCCTGAGCTGAAGGAGATGGAGCCGGGTCACTTCGTTGCCTGCCACCTGTACTGA
- a CDS encoding signal recognition particle protein Srp19 translates to MKRFVVWPSELDSRLSRRYGRMVGKEFAVEAPEVQEIADAAKALGMKVIEIDGSKLNPRLAGIDEEYRLRGMLRLESKHPKGKSLRMLGQKVREIRKIQVKAGSKKRKSRKKKR, encoded by the coding sequence ATGAAACGATTCGTGGTGTGGCCCAGCGAGCTGGATTCAAGGCTCAGCAGGCGTTACGGCAGGATGGTTGGTAAAGAGTTCGCGGTCGAGGCCCCAGAGGTTCAGGAGATAGCCGACGCGGCGAAGGCCCTTGGTATGAAGGTGATCGAGATCGACGGGTCAAAGCTCAACCCCCGTCTGGCCGGCATCGACGAGGAGTACCGCCTCAGGGGAATGCTACGCCTCGAGAGCAAGCACCCCAAGGGGAAGAGCCTGAGAATGCTTGGGCAGAAGGTCAGGGAAATCAGAAAGATCCAGGTCAAAGCCGGGAGCAAGAAGCGCAAATCCCGGAAGAAAAAGAGGTGA